A single window of Loxodonta africana isolate mLoxAfr1 chromosome 10, mLoxAfr1.hap2, whole genome shotgun sequence DNA harbors:
- the SERPINA5 gene encoding plasma serine protease inhibitor: MRLFFTLCLILLSPRVASLGRDHSREWRNRAKELPGAAMGSARSRDFAFNLYRALVSADPGQNIFFSPLSISTSLAMLSLGARSHTKTQILEGLGLNPQKTPEEKLHKSFQQLLQELSRPRDGLQLSLGNALFTDPQVSIQDTFLSAMKALYLADSFPSNFGDPVGAKKQINDYVAKETKGKIVDLVKDLDSNSIMVMVNYIFFKAKWETSFNSKDTQEKDFHVSAETVVQVPMMSQEDVYYCLQDRALSCVVVGIPYQGNTTALFILPNVGSMEQVENGLNEKVLRKWFKIFRRSQLRLYLPKFSIAGSYQLEKVLPKLGIHEVFTSQADLSGITNHTNIQVSEMVHKAMVEVDESGTKSAAATGTVIMLRSAHMTFPRIVFDRPFLVMIVEDSTKNILFLGKVTHP; this comes from the exons ATGCGGCTCTTCTTCACCTTGTGCCTGATACTCCTCAGTCCTCGGGTTGCCAGCCTTGGCCGTGACCACTCCCGTGAGTGGAGAAACAGGGCCAAGGAGCTCCCTGGAGCTGCCATGGGGTCTGCCAGGAGCAGGGACTTTGCCTTCAACCTCTACAGGGCTTTGGTTTCAGCTGACCCTGGCCAGAACATCTTCTTCTCCCCGCTAAGCATCTCCACATCCCTGGCCATGCTCTCCCTGGGGGCCCGCTCCCACACGAAGACACAGATCCTGGAGGGCTTGGGCCTCAACCCCCAGAAAACCCCAGAGGAAAAGCTCCACAAGTCCTTCCAGCAGCTTCTGCAGGAGCTCAGCCGGCCCAGGGACGGCCTCCAGCTGAGCCTCGGCAACGCCCTGTTCACGGACCCGCAGGTGAGCATTCAGGACACCTTCCTGAGTGCCATGAAGGCGCTGTACCTGGCGGACAGTTTCCCCAGCAACTTTGGGGACCCCGTGGGGGCCAAGAAGCAGATCAATGATTACGTGGCAAAGGAAACGAAGGGCAAGATCGTGGACTTGGTTAAGGACCTTGATAGTAACTCGAtcatggtcatggtgaattacatttTCTTTAAAG CTAAATGGGAGACAAGCTTCAACAGCAAAGACACCCAGGAGAAGGACTTCCACGTGAGTGCAGAGACGGTGGTGCAGGTGCCCATGATGAGCCAAGAGGATGTCTACTACTGCCTCCAGGACCGCGCCCTCTCCTGCGTGGTGGTGGGCATCCCCTACCAAGGCAACACCACTGCTCTGTTCATTCTCCCCAACGTGGGCTCCATGGAGCAAGTGGAGAATGGACTGAACGAGAAAGTGCTGCGGAAGTGGTTCAAGATATTCAGAAGGAG TCAGCTCCGGCTTTACCTTCCCAAGTTCTCCATTGCGGGCTCCTATCAGCTGGAGAAAGTCCTCCCCAAGCTAGGGATCCATGAGGTCTTCACCTCCCAAGCTGACCTGAGTGGCATCACCAACCATACAAACATCCAGGTTTCTGAG ATGGTGCACAAAGCCATGGTGGAGGTGGATGAGTCGGGAACCAAATCAGCCGCAGCCACAGGGACGGTCATCATGTTAAGGTCAGCCCATATGACCTTTCCCAGGATTGTGTTCGACAGGCCCTTCCTGGTGATGATTGTGGAAGACAGCACCAAGAACATCCTCTTCCTTGGCAAAGTGACTCACCCCTGA